A genome region from Triticum aestivum cultivar Chinese Spring chromosome 2B, IWGSC CS RefSeq v2.1, whole genome shotgun sequence includes the following:
- the LOC123042026 gene encoding phenolic glucoside malonyltransferase 1 encodes MARLLRTSLVAPSPAGAALHERSLPLTYLDALWLHATPVERVFFYPNATSDVLSNLTDSLSNALAAFYPLAGRLRLTPGAHNRYELHCQPGDGVTFTVAEYHHVGFDELATDEPTEVAKIVPLVPPLPEGGAVLAVQATVLRGGLAIGVTVHHAACDGVSSTHFLRTWAWAAAACSGASAPVPPFVDRSIIRARDDLYDAFTAPRLSSNDDDDGGKPPDSPVVQQLLATFTLSKEHLQSIKEAVAGEAERRGVPLPRATSIIAAFGFIWQCYVRAKPGTDGKAGSSCGGRAYFLLPADHRTRLEPPVPDEYLGNCLGPCIALAPRRDVAAAGADGLFTACAAIATAIDGVVRSGPGCWDGWMERIIEAYTAGDLPLTVAGSPRFRVYDTDFGFGRPAKVDVVSVARTGAMSVAEARSGGGGVEVGISLSAGAMERFNECFADAIASLSS; translated from the coding sequence ATGGCTCGCCTCCTGCGCACCTCCCTCGTCGCGCCCTCGCCGGCCGGCGCCGCGCTCCACGAGCGCTCTCTCCCGCTCACCTACCTAGACGCGCTGTGGCTCCACGCCACGCCCGTCGAGCGCGTCTTCTTCTACCCCAACGCCACCAGCGACGTCCTCTCCAACCTCACGGACTCCTTGTCCAATGCACTCGCCGCATTTTACCCTCTTGCCGGCCGCCTCCGCCTCACCCCCGGCGCGCACAACCGCTACGAGCTCCACTGCCAGCCGGGCGACGGCGTCACCTTCACCGTCGCCGAGTACCACCACGTCGGCTTCGACGAGCTTGCCACGGACGAACCTACGGAGGTTGCCAAGATCGTGCCGCTTGTGCCGCCGCTGCCCGAAGGCGGCGCGGTGCTCGCTGTGCAGGCCACCGTGCTGCGCGGCGGCCTCGCTATCGGCGTGACCGTTCACCACGCCGCGTGCGACGGGGTGTCCTCGACGCACTTCCTCCGCACCTGGGCCTGGGCTGCGGCAGCCTGCAGCGGAGCGAGCGCGCCTGTGCCGCCCTTCGTCGACCGCTCCATCATCCGCGCACGAGACGACCTGTACGACGCTTTCACAGCGCCCAGGCTGTCcagcaacgacgacgacgacggtgggaAACCCCCCGATTCGCCCGTCGTCCAGCAGCTCCTCGCCACGTTCACGCTGTCCAAGGAGCACCTGCAGAGCATCAAAGAagcggtcgccggcgaggcggAACGCCGTGGCGTGCCGCTGCCTCGCGCCACATCGATCATCGCGGCGTTCGGCTTCATCTGGCAATGCTACGTCCGAGCTAAACCGGGCACCGACGGCAAGGCAGGGTCGTCCTGCGGCGGCCGTGCCTACTTCCTCTTGCCCGCGGACCACCGGACGCGGCTGGAGCCGCCCGTCCCGGACGAGTACCTCGGGAACTGCCTCGGTCCGTGCATCGCTTTAGCGCCCAGGAGGGATGTCGCTGCCGCCGGCGCGGACGGTCTGTTCACCGCGTGCGCGGCGATCGCCACGGCCATCGACGGAGTGGTGCGCAGCGGGCCCGGCTGCTGGGACGGGTGGATGGAGCGCATCATCGAGGCGTACACCGCGGGCGACTTACCGCTAACAGTCGCAGGGTCGCCGAGGTTCCGCGTGTACGACACAGACTTTGGGTTCGGACGGCCGGCAAAGGTGGATGTCGTGTCGGTGGCGAGGACCGGCGCGATGTCCGTGGCAGAGgcacgcagcggcggcggcggggtggaggTGGGCATCTCTTTGTCGGCGGGTGCCATGGAGCGTTTCAACGAGTGCTTTGCCGATGCCATCGCGTCCCTTTCGTCGTAG